In Streptomyces sp. NBC_01707, a genomic segment contains:
- a CDS encoding MarR family winged helix-turn-helix transcriptional regulator has product MSKIETDAGQGDAAEVSLLLGDQMCFALYAAQRAVTSRYRPLLDELNLTYPQYLVMLVLWEHGALPIKALGTLLQLDYGTLTPLLKRLQAHGFIRRERQASDERSVQITLTEQGTELRERARAVPAAMGEAVGMSPREIEDAKSFLERLAANLSAT; this is encoded by the coding sequence ATGAGCAAGATCGAGACGGATGCCGGACAGGGCGACGCCGCCGAGGTCAGCCTGCTCCTCGGGGACCAGATGTGCTTCGCCCTCTACGCGGCGCAGCGCGCGGTGACCAGTCGCTACCGCCCGCTGCTGGACGAGCTCAATCTGACCTATCCCCAGTACCTGGTGATGCTGGTGCTGTGGGAGCACGGCGCCCTTCCCATCAAGGCTCTGGGCACGCTTTTGCAGCTCGACTACGGCACCTTGACCCCGCTGCTCAAGCGCCTGCAGGCTCACGGGTTCATCCGGCGCGAGCGCCAGGCGAGTGACGAGCGCTCGGTGCAGATCACCCTCACCGAGCAGGGGACCGAGCTTCGCGAGCGCGCTCGCGCCGTCCCCGCCGCCATGGGCGAGGCTGTCGGCATGAGCCCTCGGGAGATCGAGGATGCCAAGTCCTTCCTTGAGCGTCTGGCGGCCAACCTCTCCGCAACCTGA
- a CDS encoding VOC family protein, whose amino-acid sequence MDLKLEMIVLPVSDIDRTKAFYEAVGFRLDVDYTASDDFRAVHFTPPGSECSIIFGEGMTSTAPGTTQSLYLIVTDIEEAHAELTRRGIDVSEVFHDAGGLLHHGHDVGNAVHHGTGQERLTGPHPERASYGSYLTFSDPDGNGWVLQEVTQRAPGR is encoded by the coding sequence ATGGATCTGAAACTCGAAATGATCGTGCTGCCCGTCTCCGACATCGACCGGACCAAGGCCTTCTACGAGGCAGTGGGATTCCGCCTGGACGTCGACTACACAGCCAGTGACGACTTCCGGGCGGTCCACTTCACACCGCCCGGCTCCGAGTGCTCGATCATCTTCGGCGAGGGAATGACCTCCACCGCCCCCGGCACGACCCAGAGCCTGTACCTCATCGTCACCGACATCGAAGAGGCCCACGCCGAGCTCACCCGCCGCGGCATCGACGTGAGCGAGGTGTTCCACGACGCCGGAGGACTCCTCCACCACGGCCACGACGTCGGAAACGCCGTCCACCACGGCACAGGCCAGGAGCGGCTGACAGGTCCTCACCCCGAGCGCGCCTCCTACGGCTCCTACCTCACCTTCAGCGACCCGGACGGCAACGGCTGGGTGCTCCAGGAAGTGACACAGCGCGCCCCCGGCCGCTGA
- a CDS encoding NAD(P)/FAD-dependent oxidoreductase, with the protein MNETTRTYDVVVIGAGPVGENVAERARAAGLSTVIVERELIGGECSFWACDPSKALLRPVVARADARRVPGLGQAVAGPLDVEAVLAHRDKMSSYWKDEDQVDWLNSVSVDLIRGHGRLTGPKQVAVQTPDGETIALTARHAVAVSTGTRAALPPIPGIDTVHPWTSREATSADKVPERLAVVGGGVVAVEMATAWQALGSQVTMLVLEDALLQRMEPFAGELVTDGLREAGVDIRFETSVTSLAREDGEVHITLADGGQLTADEILLATGRAPNTRDLGLETIGLTPGNWLKVDDTFRVTDVADGWFYAVGDVNHRALMTHQGKYQARIAGTVIGARAKGEPVDDAPWGTHAATADHAAVPQVVFTTPEVASVGLTTREAEQSGRRIKVVDYDLARVAGAHQYSEDYRGHARMLIDTDRDTVVGVTFAGPGVGELVHSATIAVAGEIPLDRLWHAVPAFPTLGEIWLRLLETHRG; encoded by the coding sequence ATGAACGAGACAACCCGCACCTACGACGTGGTCGTCATCGGCGCAGGGCCGGTCGGCGAGAACGTGGCCGAACGCGCCCGCGCCGCAGGGCTCAGCACCGTGATCGTGGAGCGCGAACTGATCGGCGGGGAGTGCTCGTTCTGGGCCTGCGACCCGAGCAAGGCGCTGCTGCGCCCGGTGGTGGCGCGCGCCGACGCGCGCCGCGTACCCGGGCTGGGTCAGGCGGTCGCCGGGCCGCTGGACGTCGAAGCGGTCCTCGCGCACCGCGACAAGATGTCCTCGTACTGGAAGGACGAGGACCAGGTCGACTGGCTGAACTCGGTCTCCGTCGACCTCATACGCGGCCACGGCCGCCTCACCGGCCCCAAGCAGGTGGCCGTGCAGACCCCCGACGGCGAGACGATCGCTCTCACGGCCCGGCACGCCGTGGCCGTCTCCACCGGCACCCGCGCCGCCCTGCCCCCCATCCCCGGAATCGACACCGTCCACCCCTGGACCAGCCGTGAGGCGACCAGCGCCGACAAGGTCCCCGAACGTCTGGCCGTGGTCGGCGGCGGCGTGGTCGCCGTCGAGATGGCCACCGCCTGGCAGGCCCTCGGCTCCCAGGTCACCATGCTCGTCCTCGAGGACGCGCTGCTGCAGCGGATGGAGCCGTTCGCCGGCGAACTGGTCACCGACGGCCTGCGGGAAGCCGGCGTCGACATCCGGTTCGAAACCTCCGTAACCTCCCTGGCCCGCGAGGACGGCGAAGTCCACATCACCCTGGCCGACGGCGGACAACTGACGGCGGACGAGATCCTGCTGGCCACCGGCCGCGCCCCGAACACCCGGGACCTGGGGCTGGAGACGATAGGCCTCACCCCCGGCAACTGGCTGAAGGTGGACGACACCTTCCGAGTGACCGACGTCGCCGACGGCTGGTTCTACGCCGTCGGCGACGTCAACCACCGCGCCCTGATGACCCACCAGGGCAAATACCAGGCCCGGATCGCCGGCACCGTCATCGGCGCCCGCGCCAAGGGCGAACCGGTCGACGACGCCCCCTGGGGCACACACGCCGCCACCGCCGACCACGCGGCCGTCCCCCAAGTCGTCTTCACCACCCCCGAAGTCGCCTCCGTCGGCCTGACCACCCGCGAGGCCGAGCAGAGCGGACGCCGAATCAAGGTCGTCGACTACGACCTCGCCCGCGTCGCCGGCGCCCACCAGTACAGCGAGGACTACCGCGGCCACGCCCGCATGCTCATCGACACCGACCGCGACACCGTGGTGGGCGTCACCTTCGCCGGCCCCGGCGTCGGAGAACTCGTCCACTCGGCCACCATCGCCGTCGCCGGCGAAATACCCCTCGACCGCCTCTGGCACGCCGTCCCCGCCTTCCCCACCCTCGGCGAAATCTGGCTGCGACTGCTGGAAACCCACCGAGGCTGA
- a CDS encoding response regulator transcription factor, whose protein sequence is MIRVLLADDDPLVRAGLRMMLGAAEGITVIAEASDGTEVPALVDLHRPDLILMDIRMPIMDGIEATRILRARADAPEIIMLTTLATDGYVLRALQAGASGFLLKHTLPQDLVAALRRAAVGEPVFSPGALRQLVDSVAVRPSGDQAARHSSEGLEQPAGGGRDARGAQELLDRLGAREREVSLAVAEGKTNAQIAGELYLSIPTVKAHVSHILTKLGLNNRVQIALLVYRAGLI, encoded by the coding sequence ATGATCCGCGTACTGCTGGCCGATGACGATCCGTTGGTCCGTGCCGGGCTGCGCATGATGCTGGGGGCCGCCGAGGGAATCACGGTGATCGCGGAGGCGTCCGACGGCACAGAGGTACCGGCCCTCGTCGATCTCCACCGTCCGGACCTGATTCTGATGGATATCCGCATGCCGATCATGGACGGCATCGAGGCCACCCGGATTCTGCGTGCTCGCGCAGATGCTCCTGAGATCATCATGCTCACCACGCTCGCCACCGACGGTTATGTTCTGCGCGCCCTGCAAGCGGGCGCCAGTGGCTTTCTCCTCAAGCACACCCTGCCGCAGGACCTCGTGGCCGCGCTGAGAAGAGCCGCCGTGGGGGAGCCGGTGTTCTCCCCGGGCGCTCTGCGCCAACTCGTCGACAGCGTCGCCGTGCGGCCTTCCGGCGACCAGGCGGCGCGGCACTCTTCCGAGGGACTGGAACAGCCGGCTGGAGGCGGGAGGGATGCGCGCGGCGCGCAGGAGCTGCTGGACCGGCTGGGTGCCCGCGAACGCGAGGTCTCTTTGGCTGTCGCGGAGGGGAAGACCAATGCGCAGATCGCCGGTGAGCTGTACCTGAGCATCCCGACGGTCAAGGCGCACGTCTCCCACATCCTGACCAAGCTCGGACTGAACAATCGCGTCCAGATCGCCCTTCTGGTCTACCGGGCCGGCTTGATTTGA
- a CDS encoding sensor histidine kinase, whose product MSQKITVDGRRAVWRDLAVVAAGAVLTASTVVASNRGLWLYPRIFTSAVLPGLPFGVHDILVPLAGCVLLWWRRRWPVAVALILVVMCAFVPVIPAAAIALFTVAARCAVATTRWVTAVALLPVTLYLATRWSFQSAEVASAVTGALLVVGAVGWGLFVRTLQERAERAESESALRAERARQREREAIAREMHDVLAHRLSLLSVHAGALEFHPHAPAEQVRQAAGVIRDSAGRALEDLQHVLGILRSPLDPGAVARTEPPQPTLRDLTHLVEENRGAGMHIEVELDLADADSVSDFTSRTLYRIVQEALTNARKHAPGEAVHLTLAGAPRDGLTLEVTNTLPAAWPSTAPPGARQGLIGMSERAALAGGTFAHSRTADRYQVMAWLPWAA is encoded by the coding sequence GTGAGCCAGAAAATTACGGTCGACGGCAGACGGGCTGTGTGGCGCGACCTGGCGGTCGTAGCAGCGGGTGCGGTACTGACGGCCAGCACGGTCGTCGCGAGCAACAGGGGCTTGTGGCTGTACCCCCGGATCTTCACCAGCGCGGTCCTGCCCGGGCTGCCGTTCGGAGTGCACGACATCCTTGTACCGCTGGCGGGCTGTGTGCTGCTGTGGTGGCGGCGCAGATGGCCGGTGGCCGTTGCCCTGATCCTCGTGGTGATGTGTGCCTTCGTGCCTGTCATTCCCGCCGCGGCCATCGCCTTGTTCACCGTGGCGGCACGGTGCGCGGTCGCCACCACTCGCTGGGTGACGGCGGTCGCGCTGCTTCCCGTCACGCTCTATCTGGCCACGCGCTGGTCGTTCCAGTCCGCCGAGGTGGCCTCGGCCGTGACCGGGGCCCTGCTCGTGGTGGGGGCCGTGGGCTGGGGTCTGTTCGTACGCACACTTCAGGAGCGTGCCGAACGCGCCGAGAGCGAATCCGCGCTCCGTGCCGAGCGGGCACGCCAACGGGAGCGCGAGGCGATCGCCCGGGAGATGCACGATGTTCTGGCCCACCGCCTGTCCCTGCTGAGCGTGCACGCCGGCGCCCTGGAGTTCCATCCGCATGCACCGGCTGAGCAGGTCCGGCAGGCCGCAGGCGTGATCCGTGACAGTGCAGGTCGGGCTCTGGAGGATCTGCAGCACGTCCTCGGCATCCTGCGCTCGCCTCTCGATCCGGGTGCCGTCGCCAGAACCGAACCGCCGCAGCCCACTCTCCGGGACCTGACACATCTGGTCGAGGAGAACCGCGGGGCGGGTATGCACATCGAGGTGGAACTGGATCTCGCCGACGCGGACTCGGTGAGCGACTTCACCAGCCGTACCCTCTACCGGATCGTGCAGGAAGCACTCACGAATGCTCGCAAGCATGCCCCGGGCGAGGCCGTACACCTCACTCTGGCAGGTGCGCCGCGAGACGGCCTCACACTGGAGGTGACCAACACCCTCCCTGCCGCCTGGCCTTCCACTGCGCCGCCGGGGGCGCGGCAGGGACTTATCGGAATGTCCGAACGTGCTGCGTTGGCCGGCGGCACGTTCGCGCACAGTCGCACGGCCGACCGGTACCAGGTGATGGCCTGGCTGCCGTGGGCCGCGTGA
- a CDS encoding ABC transporter ATP-binding protein, giving the protein MTDSATNHQASPVPAIETIGLGRRYRRGWALRDTSFRLPAGRVCALVGPNGAGKTTLLSLAADLITPTTGTITLSGHRPGSAWARRSTAFLSQHKALYPRFRVHEILRMGEELNPGWHQETAESVVEAGGIPMNARIGTLSGGQSTRVAFALALGKRPQLMLLDEPMADLDPLVRHQMTDLLQAQARQNHATVVMSSHLVSELESACDYLVLVNHGTVRLAGEVDLLLAEHRRVTTMTSDHEHHLRTLDGHDVIATSGGIDRITSLVRTRHALPEHAEHRPPTLEDLVLGYLRAPDAPSLLTASARVVDIEVAV; this is encoded by the coding sequence ATGACCGACTCCGCCACGAATCACCAAGCCTCCCCTGTTCCCGCGATCGAGACCATCGGGCTGGGTCGGCGCTATCGCCGCGGGTGGGCCCTGCGGGACACCTCCTTCCGTTTGCCTGCGGGCCGCGTCTGCGCCCTCGTCGGTCCCAATGGCGCCGGCAAGACGACCCTGCTGTCCCTCGCCGCCGACCTGATCACGCCCACCACCGGGACGATCACGCTGTCCGGCCACCGACCTGGCAGCGCCTGGGCCCGCCGGAGCACGGCGTTCCTCAGCCAGCACAAGGCTCTGTACCCGCGCTTCCGCGTCCACGAGATCCTTCGCATGGGAGAGGAGCTGAACCCCGGTTGGCACCAGGAAACCGCCGAGTCCGTCGTCGAGGCCGGCGGCATCCCGATGAACGCCCGGATCGGCACGCTCTCCGGCGGACAGTCCACCCGGGTAGCCTTCGCCCTCGCCCTGGGCAAGCGCCCACAGCTGATGCTCCTGGACGAGCCGATGGCCGATCTGGACCCGCTGGTGCGGCACCAGATGACCGATCTGCTCCAGGCCCAGGCACGACAGAACCACGCGACGGTCGTCATGTCCTCGCATCTGGTCTCCGAACTGGAGAGCGCCTGCGACTACCTCGTCCTCGTCAACCACGGCACGGTCCGGCTGGCCGGCGAGGTGGACCTCCTGCTCGCCGAGCACCGACGGGTCACCACCATGACGTCGGACCACGAGCACCATCTGCGGACCCTGGACGGGCACGACGTCATCGCGACCTCCGGCGGCATCGACCGGATCACCTCGCTGGTCCGAACCCGCCACGCACTCCCGGAACACGCCGAGCACCGGCCACCCACCCTGGAGGACCTCGTCCTCGGCTACCTCAGGGCACCCGACGCGCCCTCGCTGCTCACCGCGAGCGCGCGCGTCGTCGACATCGAGGTGGCCGTATGA
- a CDS encoding ABC transporter permease, giving the protein MNTHTAPAQAGVRRGPRLHGLTWLIWRQNRTAFWIGLAAAAAVAVYAAVQHQHVTAAVAAQHLDACRGHETSTTCLRDLLSFERQHQFPLRRPLQAMLLLPFLFGLFLGGPQLAQELESGTYRTVATQSVTRTRWFAAKLGVPLAMTVFISGVFAAAMTWWWHPVAAVLGPLFPWQGWYPFYGVGPVIVGMSVLFYLLGATLGLVLRRTVLAMGAALAAGAGLFVLLEQVRPYLWPIRTASAQHTIEPPVPGDAWLLADGPVSSDGRHVSEVTGCYAQSDFHRCLTERGITGRWADYHPAADLWPLQWAATGVCLALGVALVALSVWWIRRNPS; this is encoded by the coding sequence ATGAACACCCATACCGCACCGGCCCAGGCCGGCGTCCGCCGCGGTCCGCGGCTGCACGGGCTGACCTGGTTGATCTGGCGGCAGAACCGCACCGCCTTCTGGATCGGCCTGGCCGCCGCGGCGGCCGTCGCCGTCTACGCAGCCGTACAGCACCAGCACGTCACCGCGGCCGTCGCCGCACAGCATCTCGACGCCTGCCGCGGCCATGAGACCTCGACGACGTGTCTGAGGGACCTCCTCAGCTTCGAGCGGCAGCACCAGTTCCCGCTGCGGCGCCCGCTGCAGGCCATGCTGCTGCTGCCGTTCCTGTTCGGCCTGTTCCTCGGCGGCCCCCAGCTCGCCCAGGAACTGGAGTCGGGGACGTACCGCACCGTGGCCACCCAGTCGGTGACGCGTACGCGCTGGTTCGCGGCGAAGCTGGGTGTGCCGCTCGCCATGACCGTGTTCATCAGCGGTGTATTCGCCGCCGCGATGACCTGGTGGTGGCACCCGGTCGCCGCGGTCCTCGGACCCCTGTTCCCGTGGCAGGGGTGGTACCCCTTCTACGGGGTGGGCCCCGTCATCGTCGGCATGAGCGTCCTGTTCTACCTCCTGGGGGCGACCCTGGGACTCGTACTGCGCCGTACCGTCCTGGCGATGGGCGCGGCCCTCGCCGCCGGCGCGGGTCTGTTCGTCCTGCTCGAACAGGTTCGGCCGTACCTCTGGCCGATCCGTACCGCGTCCGCGCAGCACACCATCGAGCCGCCGGTCCCCGGTGACGCCTGGCTGCTGGCGGACGGCCCGGTGTCGTCGGACGGCCGGCATGTGTCCGAGGTCACGGGCTGCTACGCGCAGAGCGACTTCCACCGGTGCCTCACCGAGCGCGGTATCACCGGCCGATGGGCCGATTACCATCCCGCCGCGGACCTCTGGCCCCTGCAGTGGGCAGCGACAGGGGTGTGCCTGGCGCTCGGTGTGGCGCTCGTCGCCCTCTCCGTGTGGTGGATCCGCCGGAACCCGTCCTGA